The following DNA comes from Pieris napi chromosome 18, ilPieNapi1.2, whole genome shotgun sequence.
ggtggactacccctaacatttagggggatgaaaaatagatgttggccgattctcatagataccggataagcacaaaaaatttcatcaaaatcggtcaagccgtttcggaggagtatggcaaagaaaactgtgacacgataattttatatattagataggtAAGCCAACGGATTTGCACTTAACTACATATGTAAACATGGGTACTTTGCTCAATAAGGCACAGACTCAATTACAGCTTGTGCTTAAATTTACTGTCAAATAGCCCAttgaatgttattttattaaagatcaATCAAGTACTTGTCAAAGTAGCacaattttaagttataggGTACATCGCAATAAACTAAGATTCACGGAGTTACTCATCTTCAAGCATCTATTCTGCAGTTTGTACATCGCTCAACTTTTGCTTTTCAAACATCAATCTCAACTGTTCAGTAGCGGAAATAGGCAAACGATtattttcaccaaatttcacATTGGGCAATTCTGCAATATTCAATTCTGGGTTTTTGAACGTAAATGGCGTCCAAGGCCCTTGTATCGAAGGGTGATCGGTGTACTGATATTTACGGAGACGTATATCTGACACATTGCCTTGTTGGGTTCGGAGATTTTCTATCCATTTTGTAATTTCCGAATGAGTTCTTTGGTTAACGGACATCCACACTCTGTCTCCGTTTACTGTAAAAACATTgagttatttgtaaattaataagaacaaagaaagaaaaacatttaattggtTAGAGTATAGCCAGAAGTACTATTGATAAAGAATGGGCTCATCTCCGCTCGGAGCAACAAGTCACCAGCAACACTTGCGCACTGTGCTGTCATGGGGTGACAGCTATCAAAttgaacaaaaatacaaacagaACATAAAACATGAGACATGAGACTggcattacaaaaaatattattgttttttttttttttatagaacgggggccaaacgggcaggaggctcacctgatgttaagtgataccgccgcccatggacactctcaatgccagagggctcgcgagtgcgttgccggccttttaagaataggtacgctcttttcttgaaggaggCTCTTTctttttcgttttattttagggagcgttcaagtattacgtaacgaattttgggaggggagGGGGgatcattttgtaaaacgttacgacgcggggcggggattgaatttcacgttattgttaatattattttcgacttacaccacataatagtaactgaagagtcactaggtggtcacgaaacgttttactatacttgggtacagtactgtacttgggtactgaaaaaggttacggcgagttacatgggggagggggtcaataatctccaaaaattgcgttacgtaatacttgaacgcagtgataattttattagtttatatctaatagataatatacaaattatggcaaacattatattatagtatctaaaaaattaacctattttatttatgtttgtcTAGTCTTCCAACAAGGtcaaaaataaacacttaaatttatttaacttttatccTTAACTCAACTAGGAtcatttaattagaaaatgttcaagaatacaaatatacatGCTAGCTACAGAAACAAATGAAGTAAAATTAACTCACAATATTCACCGACAATAACCGGTGATCTGTGTCTACGAGGCTTCAAATACACAACTATGCTTGGATTATTCTTGGCAAAGTCCACTAAGTCTTGTTCGATAAAATCTCTGAAAATCAATATCCTTTGTtgagcattttttttataatatttaaaagaattattCGATACTGTTAAAAAGGACAAAATACTTAACAACAAGGGggtaaaataaatctaattacCATTGTACTAAAAAGTTTCTACAGGGAAAAGTCCAAAactaaatcaaaaatatatttttataaatagcagATAAGGACTTCAAAGCAGAACTATTTTCTGCTTATAAACTAAGtccaatttaataaatagtttgcACACTGCTCTGTACAGAAATATATGACAAATTTGAACAAGTTTAGATCAATGGTGCTTGGATCATTAATTTCAAGACCTAAtagacattaaaaatacataatggGCCCATTAGTAATAGACTACTTAGAACATATTGCTATTTGCCATATATAGACATCATGCTTACAAGTGTGATGTTAGCATTTAGAATAATAGTATTTCTACTTTAGTAATAATGTATTGTGTTAGAAAGGACgcattattatatgttttcttAGCAAATCCCCAGTAATGTGCTCCCAAAATAACTAGGATTCATAACACATTAGAGTCATGTTTGTGATACCATAAATAGGTTAGGAAAAAATTAAGTGTATTTCAATAATagtctaaaacttttgtattctcATTTTGACagtagtaaataattaccttAAACCCCGGCTACCACCATGGCTTTTGCAAAATTTAAACACTATCCTTTGAAGCTGACACACATAGCGGCCAACACCATTTTGTAAAGGAGCTCTAAGAAATCCTGTCTTCATAAATAAGTTACTATTCGACATTGTATTAAGGATTTGTGTAagaattgaataattaatttaaaaaaaactttacgaGTTGAATAACTATACCAATAACCAAAAGTCAAAACCATCAACAATTCAACAATCATGAACTGACGGTGACTGATCAGTGAGATCACTGAAGAGTGAAGAGTGAAGACATCTAAGAATCGAGTGAAGAGTCAATAtcaatgatattaatttatccctaATGGGAAAGGCAAAGGACTTCTGccaatatcaaataaaaaaaccttaacttttttttaatagtccGCTCGGTTTGTGCCCAGGGTTAAAACAGGGAAAcgggtaaaaaaatataattatcggATGGAACGGAATTCAggaattgaaaataatttaccattaaaataaatgatcaatTCTTGTAGAGCTAGACAAAAAGAAGTGTAAgaaaagataattatttaaatttatatttacgttcatattgtcaaaatttttatatcattactTAAGATAAAGGTTGGTGCTAAAAGTTTATATACATGTGGGTCCAATGTTGCAAGTAAACAGGATATGGATAAAGGGAAAGGAATTTGAAGGGAAATGAGACCTTCGAGAAGAGCCAACTGGTCGCGCTGAGAACAAACAAACATGATGTGATTTAAATCAGATATCGCACATCCGCAATCGCACGTAGACCTTCACATTAATGGGTCCCCGTAACAAGTCGGAAAATgcatatattatctatataatggTGTTCCTTTTACTCGATTAGgtacaatactttttaaatcattgaAATCGGTAAATTGGTTGCGAAGATATTACACATTTTGTACAAGCCAACCGCGGCGCGGCCGAAATGCTCATGTGACGTCACGATTTCCCTACGGACCGCGCGCTCGCTCTTCgccattcatttattaaagttcactcGATCTGCGCGGGTCGTGTTGTGGTTTTGTggtttttatgtgaaaatatgcCGCATTATAAGTACTGTATAGTACCGAAATGTACTAATACTTCAACTAGTACACctgaaaaactgttttttaatGTGCCAAGGGACCTGAAAGTGCGCAAAAAATGGTGTACTGTCATGAAGAGGGGTGACAGTACACCTTACATTACTCATGTGGTAAACAGTATCTTAGTAAAACTTGTTTACGaatgttaaagaaaaatacagggTCGTACTAGGTGTatttcaatgaataaataaatgataaaaagtgtaagtagtgaaatttctaataacCCTTCCTCAGTAGTCTGGTAAAACCCAGGGTCATACTGAGGCTCAACTAAATGAAATGTGCCGTTCCCGGGAATATTTCCCAATGCCGGAACATTCCCGTTTTGGGGAATATGTATCTGTAGGTAATAAAACTGTAGCCAAAGTGAATTCTGtacattgaatatttttttgaataatcGAGTTATGAGAGCTCCATACACGCAATagaaaccaaaaatattgtttttgaatttCTTGTCTGTCTGTTGAACGCTTTTCACGCGAAAACTGCTAGACGTATTTTacgccttttttttaaaactctttgCGAATATTTTTACAAGACGTTTTCCTCTTTCCATAGCGACTGTCTCCTGTATGGATGCCCCAAAAATCTGTTCAACTAAAACACCATCAGTCTTGCAGTTTGCAGTTTCGTGAATTTTTGACGCCGTTACTCTGCAGTATCTTAGTTCCCTCCATAATGGTGAATCAGCTTGCGATAATGTTGCTTCTTCTGCTTTGCTACAGTCATCTATAGTCATCCGGCTTGAGCAGAAGATTATTTCATTCTCATTAGGATTGCTTGTTCAAACAATCCAAGGTAAACGAATAAAGTATACCTACCGATTACTTTGTTTCTTATATTCATTTGCACTGACAAAACTAGACGACAACAATACGCAAGTCGATgagattgaaataaaattaatcatttcGTCGGGCACTTTTCTTACTTACTTACCAGCAATGTGCCGTCCGTTGCCTACTAACAATACTAGGAACTAACTCCCAATAAGATTTCCGACTGGCAATGCACCCAGAAACATTGAGAAGAATATTCCCGGTAACATGTTCATATCCATAAACCTTACTGGGAATTTTCCCGGGCCTGAATACGACCCTGTATTCCTGACCTACTTATTATCCTGCTGTTTTGATTAGGTTGACAATGAGATTTGCTTACCTCTGAAGTTTCCAACCACGAATTTCAGCGCTTGTATAGTTTAAATGATTACTAAGATAATCAAATACCATTTAGGTAGATTATCGGATTGCGCTTGCTCAAAACCGATATCTACCTTATTTCTACCActgatttgttatattataatattaaacaaatcaaaTCACTTATTAATCGATTGGGTATAAACTGGTGACGTTACGCTCCGTGTTGGACGAGTATCGCGAACAGAATAAACAGCGCGGGGCGCGCTGTGGTTCAGCGGCAAGCGTTGAGATATTGTGACGTCATTGCTTTCGTTCGCGCGGTCAGTAAACCTTGTTTGGTATTTTGCCCATAACTTTGTCAGTTTTGGTCGTAGAACaaaattttttacaccttaTGTTTTAGTTTCTCAAGGACTATAAAACTgcatttataacataaaaccgttACGGGTCCCCATTATTTAACGATTGCTTATTAGCGGGGATAGTAGGTATTTCAGAAATCTTAttgctataaataataaatacatttattttgttcgATTCATAACTTTTGGTCTACTAAAATATGAACTATAGTAAAGGTTACGTAGGTACTCGTATCTACGATTCTAAATCACAAATGttgacaaaaaaaacaatacattgaacccgaaattaaaactacttgtAACAGGTAAATGAAAACACATTGAATATAAAGAACCAACTTGCAGTATGCTTTTTCTTATAATTCTAAGAGTCACTAGCAAAAGACGGCCAGATGTGTATACGGACTAAAGATAGATACTCTGTGGAATTtgcgaaataataaaaacaacaaaaaatccCTAATCCCTACCATATCATATCTGTGTCTAACTGTAGTCTCTACTAAATCTGTGTCTgttataattcattaaaaagcTGTCTTTTGGCTCAAAGCAGGCCACAGAACTGAACTTAATGGAACTCAAAGGAAAAATGCTACCAAAGACTAGGCGGTATGGTCGAAAGACTATACGCCTGCGCCATGGgcgaaatgaaaaaaaattgaagcgggccaaaaattaaaaaaaaaactccgatgttttgaattttgatgAAGTTTGTGTAAtacaaaaagtatattatatacgttAAGTTTAAgtgaaattaacatttaacaatACTCGTTTGCAGCAGTATATTCTTGTTAAACGATAGAAAAAGCttgttttgatatatttatactgTAAAGATGTCAGACACTGAAGAACCAGCAGCTAAAATGTCTAAGATCGAGGTAAATTATCGATCGTATGTAAATACTaggttattttttacaatttttctttataaatgtattcatAGATGCGTTGCCAGAAATATGAATTTTCCTGGGTAATTAATTAACGTGGTATTGACATAATCCGGTGCTAAATGTTTAGTAGTTTGTGTACAATACCGGGACGGCTTTGACACACAATTTACCCCGTAAATTGATAAAGTATTTCTTAGCAGcacgtaatataaataataagttacatGGTAGGCACAGAAGtttaattactataatatatatacttgcCCCATTGAGGGAAAAGGAAGGCATTTATCATTATcattttatcattttgttttttcttatagACTTCTTGTCAAGGGACGGATGATGAGTTGGATGAGGGACAAGAGGAATGGCTCAGTGAAGGGATACTCACTGATGATGATGGAACTACTATGGTATGTATATCGTCTATTACTACTAATAGTATGGGTTGTTTCACATTTGGGTGTGGCCAAGAAGTAAATAGTAAAGATGGCAGTGTTTAGACACCCCTAAGCCTCAAATGAGCATGTAGCTATTGGTCCTTCCTGCTCTTTGAGAaatctttttgtaaaaattttcaGGCTGACCAAAATAACCAAACAAATGAAAGTATAGATGATACAAAATTAGCAGATGAATCAATTGAAGATACCCAAATAGTTCAGACACAAAATGAAACAAGCACAACGAAAGCTGAAGATATTGAACAAGCATTAGATAGTATGGAAGGGACTAGTCAGGTATGGTTACTTATTCTCATACAATTACGGAGTAAACTCCATGTAACATCCCTCGATTTAACAATAAACCGCCTAAAGCGGTGAAATCATTTGGCTTTGGATAGTTTAGCTTGTCTTCCATTCATGTACACTCCCTTGAGTGttgttataaagagtttacacttgTTTTTCTTGGaactataattaaacaaattcaaatagatataaaatcaattaataaataaccatATAGATACCGTAATATCTAAATGAGCTTAATTTGTATGTGAagttaatgttattttcaCACTACAAAATTTCTAGTGGATTagttagtaatttatttttattaatacagtcaaaatctgttaaaaaaacCTGAAGGGACTGCTcatatttgtttgtaaaaaccgatagttggtcaatataaccggtatgttggtTTAACTGAAT
Coding sequences within:
- the LOC125058176 gene encoding 39S ribosomal protein L43, mitochondrial; the encoded protein is MSNSNLFMKTGFLRAPLQNGVGRYVCQLQRIVFKFCKSHGGSRGLRDFIEQDLVDFAKNNPSIVVYLKPRRHRSPVIVGEYLNGDRVWMSVNQRTHSEITKWIENLRTQQGNVSDIRLRKYQYTDHPSIQGPWTPFTFKNPELNIAELPNVKFGENNRLPISATEQLRLMFEKQKLSDVQTAE